The Solea solea chromosome 19, fSolSol10.1, whole genome shotgun sequence genome has a window encoding:
- the rgs3a gene encoding regulator of G-protein signaling 3a isoform X5 produces the protein MAKDMKNRLAFLRRRNESPGSNPASKLDKTMKSVKPTPEEALKWGDSLDKLLAHKYGLAAFRAFLRTEFSEENLEFWLACEEYKKIKSQSKMASKAKKVFAEYIAIQSCKEVNLDSYTRDHTKDNLQNVTRSCFDLAQRRIYGLMEKDSYPRFLRSELYLDLINQKKPSSTSTSSSS, from the exons AT GGCCAAAGACATGAAGAATCGCCTGGCTTTCCTGCGGAGGAGGAATGAATCCCCAGGAAGCAACCCAGCCAGCAAGCTAGACAAGACTATGAAGTCAGTCAA GCCCACCCCAGAGGAAGCGCTGAAATGGGGGGACTCGCTTGACAAGCTGCTGGCCCACAAAT ATGGCCTGGCAGCGTTCAGAGCTTTCCTGCGCACGGAGTTCAGCGAGGAGAATCTGGAATTCTGGCTCGCATGCGAGGAATATAAGAAGATCAAGTCACAGTCCAAGATGGCCTCAAAAGCCAAGAAAGTCTTTGCAGAATACATCGCCATCCAGTCTTGTAAAGAG GTAAATCTGGACTCGTACACCAGAGACCACACCAAGGACAACCTGCAGAATGTGACGCGCTCCTGCTTTGACCTAGCACAGAGGCGGATATACGGGCTGATGGAGAAGGACTCATATCCCCGATTTCTCCGCTCAGAACTCTACTTGGACTTAATCAACCAAAAAAAGCCCAGCTCCACTTCGACGTCCTCTTCGTCATAA